From Pseudomonas hefeiensis, one genomic window encodes:
- a CDS encoding tyrosine-type recombinase/integrase, producing MGSLTTRSVEKLIRAAVPGNTSDGAGLYLQISKPRKVGGGVVASWLFRYQLERRRREMGLGACADVTLAEARSKAGDARKLLTAGKDPLAARDADREAQREAERLSESRRITFKTLALDYHKSHSTSWSARWAAGWLRKLELYAFPRIGKLPTFEVETAHILKILQPIWAEKTRTADEVRGQIEQVLDAAKARGLRTGENPARWRGHLENLLSKAEKKKARKRQHFAAMKWQDIPELMSRLAEIETRDAFAARLLILTGARAHMVRFAAWDEFDLQACVWRLPAERMKMRQAFDVPLAPEVVTLLNALPRDEDSPYLFPGQGKSGVMHANAVRSLLHGMGHDDITRHGFRSSFRDWAAERTTYPREVCELALAHDERDQTEGAYSRTDFIEKRRALMADWAQYATGRLAEVVQGAFGRRA from the coding sequence ATGGGCAGTCTGACGACGAGAAGTGTAGAGAAGCTAATCAGGGCCGCAGTGCCGGGTAATACCAGTGATGGGGCAGGGCTTTACTTGCAAATCAGCAAGCCCCGCAAGGTTGGGGGCGGCGTGGTGGCGAGCTGGCTTTTCCGCTATCAACTCGAAAGACGTCGCCGCGAAATGGGTTTGGGTGCCTGTGCCGACGTTACCCTAGCCGAAGCACGCAGCAAGGCGGGAGATGCTCGCAAGTTGCTAACCGCAGGCAAAGACCCTTTAGCCGCTCGTGATGCCGATAGAGAAGCTCAGCGCGAAGCCGAGCGTTTGAGCGAATCGCGCAGGATCACATTTAAGACGTTGGCGCTTGATTATCACAAGTCGCACTCTACGAGTTGGTCTGCTAGATGGGCAGCAGGCTGGCTAAGGAAGCTGGAGCTGTATGCCTTCCCGCGCATTGGAAAGCTACCCACCTTTGAAGTTGAAACCGCCCACATCCTAAAAATCCTGCAACCAATATGGGCGGAAAAGACCCGCACCGCTGACGAAGTGCGCGGGCAGATTGAACAAGTCCTCGATGCCGCGAAAGCTCGGGGACTGCGTACAGGTGAAAACCCGGCCCGCTGGCGAGGGCATTTAGAAAACCTGTTGAGCAAAGCGGAGAAGAAGAAGGCTCGCAAGCGCCAGCACTTTGCCGCTATGAAGTGGCAGGACATCCCAGAGCTTATGAGCAGGCTGGCGGAAATTGAAACGCGGGATGCCTTTGCCGCACGACTGCTGATTCTGACGGGCGCACGGGCGCATATGGTTAGGTTTGCCGCGTGGGATGAATTTGATTTGCAGGCCTGTGTATGGAGGCTGCCTGCTGAGCGTATGAAAATGCGCCAAGCCTTCGATGTACCGTTAGCGCCGGAAGTGGTTACGCTGTTAAACGCTTTGCCTCGTGACGAAGACAGCCCTTATCTATTTCCCGGTCAAGGAAAGAGCGGCGTTATGCACGCGAATGCTGTGCGCAGCTTGCTGCACGGGATGGGGCACGACGACATTACCCGTCACGGCTTTCGGTCTAGTTTTCGTGATTGGGCAGCCGAGCGCACCACCTATCCCCGTGAGGTTTGCGAACTGGCACTAGCGCATGACGAGCGCGATCAGACTGAGGGTGCATATTCCCGAACGGACTTCATTGAGAAGCGCCGCGCATTGATGGCGGATTGGGCGCAGTACGCAACAGGCAGGCTTGCTGAGGTGGTGCAGGGGGCTTTCGGTAGGCGGGCGTAA
- a CDS encoding LexA family transcriptional regulator translates to MKILSSGDRFRALLKEAHIRSADFAKLYGVKSQHINNWFNRGIPPGRIYSIASLLTVSPQWLATGEGPQTPLGLGPGVTYEAAENDGVYSVQETTDIELPLYKEAPIAPGATKTHIIEIPDQTIRLPRSHLETLDINPSDAICTTMVGDSMAERIEDGSTLAIDRGLTQIVDGQIYALEHDGMLRIKYLHRIPGNRLRLRSHNSAAYPDEVFSAEQIDAQHIHVIGWVFWWSTLNKQRPPVFD, encoded by the coding sequence ATGAAAATACTTTCCAGTGGCGACCGCTTCAGAGCCCTTCTAAAAGAAGCCCATATCCGTTCCGCCGACTTCGCGAAGTTATACGGCGTGAAATCCCAGCACATAAACAACTGGTTCAACCGTGGCATCCCGCCAGGGCGCATCTACTCCATCGCCAGCCTGCTGACCGTCAGCCCGCAATGGCTCGCCACCGGCGAAGGCCCGCAGACCCCACTGGGCCTGGGCCCCGGCGTCACCTATGAAGCCGCCGAAAACGATGGCGTCTACAGCGTGCAGGAAACCACGGACATCGAACTGCCCCTCTACAAGGAAGCCCCCATAGCCCCCGGCGCAACCAAAACCCACATCATCGAAATCCCCGACCAAACCATCCGCCTGCCCCGCAGCCACCTCGAAACCCTCGACATCAACCCCAGCGACGCCATCTGCACCACCATGGTCGGCGACAGCATGGCCGAACGCATCGAAGACGGCTCCACCCTCGCCATCGACCGCGGCCTGACCCAAATCGTCGACGGCCAAATCTACGCCCTCGAACACGACGGCATGCTGCGCATCAAATACCTGCACCGCATCCCCGGCAACCGACTGCGCCTGCGCAGCCACAACAGCGCTGCGTATCCCGACGAGGTCTTCAGCGCAGAACAGATCGACGCGCAACACATCCACGTGATCGGCTGGGTGTTCTGGTGGTCAACCCTCAACAAACAGAGACCGCCGGTGTTCGACTAA
- a CDS encoding DedA family protein, whose protein sequence is MDFNPLDLILHLDVYLDLLVTNYGPWIYAILFLVIFCETGLVVMPFLPGDSLLFIAGAVAAGGGMDPVLLGGLLMLAAILGDSTNYIIGRTAGERLFSNPNSKIFRRDYLQQTHDFYDKHGGKTVTLARFLPILRTFAPFVAGVAKMPYPRFFAFSVLGTILWVGGLVSLGFFFGNVPFIKQNLSLLVLGIILLSLVPMVIGVIRSRLAASASKAHPR, encoded by the coding sequence ATGGATTTCAACCCCCTCGACCTCATTCTGCATCTCGACGTGTACCTCGACCTGCTGGTGACCAACTACGGGCCGTGGATCTACGCCATCCTGTTCCTGGTGATCTTCTGCGAAACCGGCCTGGTGGTGATGCCCTTCCTGCCGGGCGACTCGCTGCTGTTCATCGCCGGCGCGGTAGCCGCCGGCGGCGGCATGGACCCGGTGCTGCTCGGCGGCCTGCTGATGCTGGCGGCGATCCTCGGCGACAGCACCAACTACATCATCGGCCGCACCGCAGGCGAACGGCTGTTCAGCAACCCGAACTCGAAAATCTTCCGCCGCGACTACCTGCAACAAACCCACGACTTCTACGACAAGCACGGCGGCAAAACCGTGACCCTGGCGCGCTTCCTGCCGATCCTGCGCACCTTCGCGCCCTTCGTCGCTGGCGTGGCAAAAATGCCTTACCCGCGCTTTTTCGCCTTCAGCGTCCTGGGCACCATCCTGTGGGTCGGCGGCCTGGTCAGCCTCGGGTTCTTCTTCGGCAATGTGCCATTTATCAAGCAGAACCTGTCGCTGCTGGTGCTGGGCATCATCCTGCTGTCGCTGGTGCCGATGGTCATCGGCGTAATCCGCAGCCGCCTGGCCGCCAGCGCCTCGAAAGCTCACCCGCGCTGA
- a CDS encoding helix-turn-helix domain-containing protein: protein MPEAVNLLDTSNDAQVKRTAEAVRVHQPTTHELRDVWNVMHGAGRVYTLRHQYGWDIRTVPTISVDAQGRTHKGVARYVLVKEGVSV, encoded by the coding sequence ATGCCTGAGGCCGTCAACTTGTTGGACACCAGCAATGATGCGCAGGTGAAGCGCACAGCAGAGGCCGTGCGCGTGCACCAACCCACTACCCATGAATTGCGCGATGTTTGGAATGTGATGCATGGAGCGGGACGTGTTTACACGTTGCGTCACCAATATGGCTGGGATATTCGCACTGTGCCGACTATTTCGGTGGACGCTCAAGGTCGCACGCATAAAGGGGTGGCCCGTTATGTGCTGGTTAAGGAGGGGGTGTCGGTATGA
- the ppa gene encoding inorganic diphosphatase has translation MSYSKIPAGKDLPNDIYVAIEIPANHAPIKYEIDKDSDCLFVDRFMATPMFYPANYGFIPNTLADDGDPLDVLVVTPYPVAPGSVIRARPVGVLNMTDDGGGDAKVIAVPHDKLSQLYVDVKEYTDLPPLLIQQIEHFFANYKDLEKGKWVKIEGWAGADAAREAITKSVAAYKG, from the coding sequence ATGAGCTACAGCAAGATTCCGGCTGGCAAAGACCTGCCGAACGACATCTACGTCGCGATCGAAATCCCGGCCAACCACGCCCCGATCAAATACGAAATCGACAAAGACAGCGACTGCCTGTTCGTTGACCGTTTCATGGCCACCCCAATGTTCTACCCGGCCAACTACGGTTTCATCCCCAACACCCTGGCCGACGACGGCGACCCCCTCGACGTGCTGGTCGTGACCCCTTACCCAGTCGCCCCTGGCTCGGTCATCCGCGCCCGTCCGGTCGGCGTCCTGAACATGACCGACGACGGCGGCGGCGATGCCAAAGTCATCGCCGTACCGCACGACAAACTGTCGCAACTGTACGTCGACGTGAAGGAATACACCGACCTGCCACCGCTGCTGATCCAGCAGATCGAGCACTTCTTCGCGAACTACAAAGATCTCGAAAAAGGCAAGTGGGTCAAGATCGAAGGCTGGGCCGGTGCTGACGCCGCCCGCGAAGCGATCACCAAGTCGGTTGCCGCCTACAAAGGCTGA
- a CDS encoding type I restriction-modification system subunit M: MNTENHSQTAAFLWSIADLLRGDFKQSQYGRIILPFTLLRRMECVLAPTKDEVIKQTFAQEGRPDTVREMILLRSAGQQFFNASPLTLGTLSDTQTAADLMSYVQAFSKDAREIFEHFHFEDFVQQLSSANLLYQVVQRFAATDLSPERISNFGMGIIFEELIRKFAESSNETAGEHFTPRDIVHLTTSLVITNQDHKLTPNSIVTIYDPTAGTGGFLSEGDEYIQSISEKVSVSLHGQELNPESYAICKADMLIKGQDVASIKLGNTLSNDQLAGKRFDFMLSNPPFGVEWKKVQKQITDEHTHKGFDGRFGPGLPRVSDGSLLFLLHLVSKMRDPRHGGSRIGIILNGSPLFTGGAGSGESEIRRYLLQNDLVEAIVALPTDMFYNTGIATYIWILSNHKATARQGKVQLIDGSQHYAKMRKSLGSKRQYITEDQIGELVRLYGSFEHTAQSKIFPIDAFGYRRITVERPLRLNFQISAERIERVLDEKALQKLDGTAQQQLMATLQTMDTSALHRNREQFSNLLKKALTTHSVSLSTPELKALLNALSERDPEADICTTKGQPEADAGLRDNENVPLGESVYDYFQREVIPHVPDAWIDESKTDALDGEVGIVGFEITFNRHFYVFQPPRPLDKIDRDLKACTDRIKQMIEGLSA; encoded by the coding sequence GTGAACACGGAAAATCATTCCCAGACGGCCGCCTTTCTCTGGTCGATTGCCGACCTGCTGCGTGGTGATTTCAAGCAATCCCAGTATGGCCGCATCATCCTACCGTTCACTTTATTGCGCCGTATGGAGTGTGTACTGGCACCGACGAAAGACGAGGTGATCAAGCAAACCTTCGCCCAGGAAGGCCGTCCAGATACCGTGCGCGAAATGATCCTGCTGCGCTCCGCAGGTCAGCAATTTTTCAATGCTTCGCCGTTGACGCTAGGAACCCTGTCGGACACCCAGACCGCCGCCGACTTAATGAGTTACGTACAAGCCTTCAGCAAGGACGCCCGCGAAATTTTCGAACACTTCCACTTCGAAGACTTCGTTCAGCAGTTGTCCAGCGCCAACCTGCTCTATCAAGTGGTGCAACGATTTGCTGCTACCGACCTGAGTCCCGAGCGCATCAGCAACTTCGGTATGGGCATCATTTTCGAAGAGCTGATCCGCAAGTTTGCGGAAAGCTCCAACGAAACTGCCGGGGAGCATTTTACCCCACGCGATATCGTGCACCTGACTACTTCCCTGGTGATTACAAATCAGGATCACAAACTCACGCCCAACAGCATCGTCACCATCTACGACCCAACGGCGGGCACGGGTGGTTTTCTGTCAGAAGGTGATGAGTACATTCAGTCCATCAGCGAAAAAGTCAGCGTTTCCCTACATGGCCAGGAGCTAAATCCCGAGTCTTACGCCATCTGCAAAGCGGACATGCTGATCAAGGGCCAGGATGTGGCAAGCATCAAGCTTGGCAACACGCTGTCTAACGATCAATTGGCCGGCAAACGTTTCGACTTCATGCTCAGCAATCCGCCCTTCGGTGTGGAATGGAAAAAGGTGCAAAAGCAAATCACCGACGAGCACACCCACAAAGGTTTCGACGGCCGCTTTGGCCCAGGATTGCCAAGGGTGTCCGACGGTTCGCTACTGTTCCTCCTACACCTGGTCAGCAAAATGCGTGACCCACGCCACGGTGGCTCGCGCATCGGCATCATCCTCAATGGCTCGCCGCTGTTTACCGGTGGCGCGGGTTCGGGTGAGTCGGAGATTCGCCGCTATCTGCTACAGAACGATCTGGTCGAAGCCATCGTTGCGTTGCCAACGGACATGTTCTACAACACCGGCATCGCAACCTATATATGGATACTCAGCAATCACAAGGCCACTGCACGCCAAGGCAAAGTGCAGTTGATCGATGGTAGTCAGCACTACGCCAAAATGCGCAAGTCGCTGGGCAGCAAGCGCCAGTACATCACCGAGGATCAAATCGGCGAGCTGGTACGCCTGTATGGCAGCTTCGAGCACACTGCGCAGAGCAAAATTTTCCCCATCGACGCCTTCGGCTACCGCCGCATTACCGTCGAACGCCCGTTGCGCTTAAACTTCCAAATCAGTGCCGAGCGTATTGAGCGGGTACTGGACGAAAAAGCCCTGCAAAAACTCGACGGCACCGCCCAGCAGCAACTGATGGCGACCTTGCAAACCATGGACACCAGCGCGCTGCACCGAAACCGCGAGCAGTTCAGCAACCTGCTGAAAAAGGCCCTAACCACGCACAGCGTAAGCCTCAGTACCCCGGAGCTAAAAGCCCTACTCAATGCCCTAAGCGAGCGCGACCCCGAGGCGGATATCTGCACCACCAAAGGCCAACCCGAAGCAGACGCCGGCCTGCGCGATAACGAGAACGTGCCGTTGGGCGAGTCGGTGTACGACTACTTCCAGCGCGAAGTCATCCCCCATGTGCCAGATGCCTGGATCGACGAGAGCAAGACCGACGCTCTGGATGGCGAAGTCGGCATTGTTGGCTTTGAGATTACTTTTAACCGTCACTTTTATGTGTTCCAGCCACCGCGTCCACTGGACAAGATCGACCGCGACCTGAAAGCTTGCACCGATCGTATCAAGCAGATGATTGAGGGGCTATCGGCATGA
- a CDS encoding helix-turn-helix transcriptional regulator, with the protein MSDRSFIPASRVCEKYDISRTTVWRIVNDPSFPKEAIRRVGRAVRYDIALLDAFLNPQEA; encoded by the coding sequence ATGTCTGACCGCAGCTTTATTCCCGCCTCCCGCGTCTGCGAGAAGTATGACATTAGCCGTACTACCGTGTGGCGGATAGTTAATGATCCCAGCTTCCCTAAAGAGGCTATTCGCCGTGTAGGCCGTGCCGTTCGCTATGACATAGCACTGCTCGATGCCTTCCTGAACCCTCAGGAGGCTTAA
- a CDS encoding GNAT family N-acetyltransferase, giving the protein MRIIQATLEHLDLLTPLFVKYREFYGSLPYPDSSRAFLEKRLRRKESVIYLALPDDDDSRLLGFCQLYPSFSSLSLKRVWILNDIYVAEDARRQLVADNLIRTAKKMAKETNAVRMRVSTSSNNDVAQKTYESIGFKEDTEFKNYVLPISEGI; this is encoded by the coding sequence ATGCGGATTATCCAAGCGACCCTGGAACACCTGGACCTGCTGACCCCATTGTTCGTCAAATACCGGGAATTCTATGGCTCGCTGCCCTACCCGGATTCGTCCCGAGCCTTCCTCGAAAAACGCCTGCGCCGCAAGGAATCGGTGATCTACCTGGCGTTACCCGATGACGATGACAGCCGGTTGCTGGGCTTCTGCCAGCTCTACCCGAGCTTCTCGTCACTGTCGCTCAAGCGCGTGTGGATCCTCAACGACATCTACGTCGCCGAAGACGCCCGCCGCCAACTGGTGGCCGACAACCTGATCCGCACCGCAAAAAAAATGGCCAAGGAAACCAACGCCGTACGCATGCGCGTCTCCACCAGCAGCAACAACGACGTGGCGCAGAAGACCTACGAGTCGATTGGGTTCAAGGAAGACACCGAGTTCAAGAACTACGTGTTGCCGATCAGCGAGGGGATCTGA
- a CDS encoding zinc-dependent peptidase — translation MWSLSGWRRQRTLAKHPVSEETWQRVRHQLSFLDGINATEDQWLREACVLFLHDKHLSALPGVELHQEQRLLLAAQAQLPLMHLGELNWYQGFHEIVLYPDDFLSPQRYRDASGIEHEWDGEHSGEAWPQGPIILAWDGVLASGGWDGYNLVIHELAHKLDMLNGDANGLPPLHADMRVKDWAEAMQQAFDDLNRQLDQDPDAETVIDPYAAENPAEFFAVTSEYFFSAPDLLHQAYPRVYEQLKAFYRQDPLARLRQLQAEDPVYQASY, via the coding sequence ATGTGGTCCCTGAGCGGTTGGCGCCGGCAACGCACCCTCGCCAAACATCCCGTCAGCGAGGAAACCTGGCAGCGGGTGCGCCACCAGCTGAGCTTTCTCGACGGCATCAACGCCACCGAGGACCAATGGCTGCGCGAAGCCTGCGTGCTGTTCCTGCATGACAAACACCTGAGCGCTCTGCCCGGCGTCGAACTGCATCAGGAACAACGCCTGCTGCTCGCCGCCCAGGCCCAATTGCCGTTGATGCACCTGGGCGAACTGAACTGGTACCAGGGCTTTCACGAAATCGTGCTCTACCCCGACGACTTCCTCAGCCCCCAGCGCTACCGCGACGCCAGCGGCATCGAGCACGAATGGGACGGCGAACACAGCGGCGAAGCCTGGCCCCAAGGCCCGATCATCCTGGCCTGGGACGGCGTGCTGGCCAGCGGCGGCTGGGACGGCTACAACCTGGTGATCCACGAACTGGCGCACAAACTCGACATGCTCAACGGCGACGCCAATGGCCTGCCGCCGCTGCATGCCGACATGCGGGTCAAAGACTGGGCCGAGGCCATGCAACAGGCTTTCGATGACCTCAACCGCCAATTGGACCAGGATCCGGACGCAGAAACCGTCATCGATCCCTACGCAGCGGAGAATCCGGCAGAATTCTTCGCCGTCACCAGCGAATACTTCTTCAGCGCCCCAGACCTGCTGCACCAGGCGTACCCGCGGGTCTATGAACAGCTCAAGGCGTTCTACCGCCAGGACCCGCTGGCCCGGCTGCGGCAACTTCAAGCCGAAGATCCGGTCTATCAGGCGTCATACTAA
- a CDS encoding restriction endonuclease subunit S, translated as MTFPCYPEYRESGVEWLGEVPKHWCSVPIKYMALERKSLFLDGDWIESKDISSEGIRYITTGNVGEGVYKEQGAGFISEETFHSLSCTEVHEGDVLISRLNNPIGRACVAPDLGGRVVTSVDNVIFRPDSKYHKKFIVYLFSSEEYFKHTGNLARGATMQRISRGLLGNIRVVTPSLTEQTQIARFLDYETARIHALIEEQQRLIELLKEKRQALISQAVTKGLNPTMPMKDSGVEWLGEVPAHWKVKQLKHVVDPSTSITYGIVQAGPEFEGGIPYIRTSDMSGEELPVSGYPLTSPDIDESYARSRVRPGDIVMSIRASVGKCLPVPNELKIANLTQGTAKISVGKQITRNFLLAFLNAEATQNYFDLMAKGATFKEITLDALRRTPVPLPPENEQIQIDQFVSRHAGLLDETCKQAIESISLLQERRTALISAAVTGKIDVRGWQPPVSKPSPELAQEAV; from the coding sequence ATGACGTTTCCCTGTTATCCAGAATACAGAGAATCTGGTGTTGAATGGTTAGGCGAGGTGCCTAAACATTGGTGCAGCGTTCCCATTAAGTACATGGCACTTGAACGAAAGTCATTATTCTTAGATGGCGACTGGATTGAGAGCAAGGATATTTCATCAGAGGGAATTCGTTACATAACAACGGGAAACGTTGGCGAGGGCGTTTACAAAGAACAAGGTGCAGGGTTCATTTCAGAGGAAACGTTTCACTCACTTAGTTGCACCGAGGTCCATGAGGGCGATGTCCTAATTTCGCGCCTGAACAACCCGATTGGAAGAGCGTGTGTAGCTCCAGACCTCGGCGGGAGAGTAGTGACCTCTGTAGATAATGTGATTTTTAGGCCGGACTCTAAATATCATAAAAAATTCATCGTTTATTTGTTCAGCAGTGAAGAATATTTCAAGCACACAGGCAATCTCGCGCGTGGTGCCACGATGCAAAGAATTAGCCGTGGACTCCTAGGTAACATTCGAGTTGTCACTCCTTCGCTCACAGAACAAACCCAAATCGCCCGTTTTCTCGACTATGAAACCGCCCGCATCCACGCGCTGATCGAAGAACAGCAGCGTCTGATCGAACTGCTCAAGGAAAAGCGCCAAGCCTTGATCTCCCAGGCCGTCACTAAAGGCCTCAACCCTACGATGCCAATGAAAGATTCTGGCGTGGAATGGCTAGGCGAAGTGCCGGCGCATTGGAAAGTAAAACAACTCAAGCATGTAGTAGATCCGAGTACCTCGATCACCTATGGAATCGTTCAAGCTGGTCCAGAGTTTGAAGGTGGCATCCCATACATTCGGACCAGTGATATGAGCGGAGAAGAGCTTCCTGTTTCGGGTTATCCCCTCACCTCTCCAGATATTGATGAGTCTTATGCACGATCGCGTGTGCGGCCAGGAGACATTGTCATGTCTATACGCGCATCGGTCGGAAAATGTTTGCCGGTTCCTAATGAGTTGAAAATTGCTAACCTCACGCAAGGCACGGCAAAAATCTCAGTAGGCAAGCAAATTACTAGAAATTTTCTTCTCGCATTCCTTAATGCCGAGGCTACTCAAAACTACTTCGACTTAATGGCCAAAGGTGCAACATTTAAAGAAATCACTCTTGATGCATTGAGGCGAACACCAGTGCCTTTACCGCCTGAAAATGAGCAAATACAGATTGACCAATTCGTTTCTCGGCACGCTGGTTTATTGGATGAAACTTGTAAGCAAGCAATCGAGAGTATTTCGTTGCTCCAAGAGCGCCGCACCGCCCTAATCTCCGCCGCCGTCACCGGCAAAATCGACGTGCGCGGCTGGCAGCCACCAGTCAGTAAACCATCCCCCGAATTAGCACAAGAGGCCGTGTAA
- the eutC gene encoding ethanolamine ammonia-lyase subunit EutC — protein MDKKPVDPQNPWLNLRTLTPARIALGRTGTSLPTQAQLDFQYAHAQARDAVHLAFDHEGIRAQLTERGRESLLLHSAASDRNSYLQRPDLGRRLDEASVQILQDHVAANPGGADLAIVVADGLSALAVHRHTLPFLARLEEQTAADGWSTSPVILVEQGRVAVADEVAQRLGAKMSVILIGERPGLSSPDSLGLYFTYNPKVGLTDAYRNCISNVRLEGLSYGMAAHRLIYLMREACRRQLSGVNLKDDAQVQTLDSENAADMKGNFLLMPPRS, from the coding sequence ATGGATAAAAAACCTGTAGATCCACAAAACCCTTGGCTGAATCTGCGCACCCTCACCCCGGCGCGCATCGCCCTGGGCCGCACCGGCACCAGCCTGCCAACCCAGGCGCAACTGGACTTCCAGTACGCCCACGCCCAGGCTCGGGACGCCGTGCACCTGGCCTTCGACCATGAAGGCATTCGCGCGCAACTGACTGAACGCGGCCGCGAAAGCCTGCTGCTGCACAGCGCCGCCAGCGACCGCAACAGCTACCTGCAACGCCCGGACCTGGGTCGGCGGCTCGATGAAGCCTCCGTGCAGATCCTGCAGGACCACGTCGCGGCCAATCCCGGCGGCGCAGACCTGGCCATCGTGGTGGCCGACGGCCTGTCGGCGCTGGCGGTGCATCGGCATACGCTGCCGTTCCTGGCGCGGCTGGAAGAACAGACCGCCGCTGATGGTTGGTCAACCTCGCCGGTGATTCTGGTGGAACAGGGCCGCGTCGCGGTGGCCGATGAGGTGGCGCAGCGGCTCGGCGCAAAAATGTCGGTAATCCTGATCGGCGAACGCCCCGGCCTCAGTTCCCCCGACAGCCTGGGTTTGTATTTCACCTACAACCCCAAGGTCGGCCTGACCGATGCGTATCGCAACTGCATTTCCAACGTCCGGCTCGAAGGTTTGAGCTACGGCATGGCCGCCCATCGCCTGATCTACCTGATGCGCGAGGCCTGCCGCAGACAGCTCTCGGGGGTCAATCTGAAGGACGACGCCCAGGTCCAAACTTTAGACTCGGAAAACGCCGCCGATATGAAAGGTAATTTCCTACTGATGCCGCCCCGAAGCTGA
- a CDS encoding superinfection immunity protein — protein sequence MDFVYGLIMIGVAVAFYFIPLFIAIKREHPSGNAIAALNLLTGWTLLGWLVALVWSLSAFMPVSEPSKSKEEKSTNDLFKLAELREKGLLSQEEFEREKAKLI from the coding sequence ATGGATTTCGTTTACGGATTAATCATGATTGGAGTCGCGGTTGCGTTCTATTTCATACCGCTGTTTATAGCGATCAAGCGTGAACACCCCTCAGGCAATGCAATAGCGGCTCTAAACCTTTTGACTGGCTGGACGCTTCTCGGATGGCTTGTGGCTCTGGTCTGGTCGCTTTCGGCCTTTATGCCAGTCAGTGAGCCCAGCAAATCAAAGGAGGAAAAATCAACGAATGATCTGTTCAAGCTAGCCGAGCTGAGGGAGAAGGGATTGCTCTCACAGGAAGAATTTGAGCGCGAAAAAGCTAAACTCATCTAA